A section of the Clostridium omnivorum genome encodes:
- a CDS encoding DUF871 domain-containing protein, giving the protein MGKGISIFLGMNYSLKENKNYIMKAKKEGFSSVFTSLHIPEADYENAINEFREIAELSKSLDMNIIADISPRAFEYLHSDMNNLGAIKELGVYGIRVDFGFSAQEIASFTKNPYGLMIEINASTVTKKFLEELHSYNPEYSRLQACHNYYPRLNTGISVDTMLKKNIMLKNRGMKVSAFIPSLVNKRGPIYEGLPTLERHRFLKPEISAKHLYALGLDDVIFGDSIPSTEEIEAVGRVNEKALQLSIELLNPSELENKIIFEHIHENRPDSAEDVVRSTSSRLVLKGNNSIIPHDNIARTKGCVTIDNCKYLRYCGELQVCKRDLEPDNRVNVVGKVVDEELFLIDFIEDESRFEFITTSINEVF; this is encoded by the coding sequence ATGGGAAAAGGAATCTCGATTTTTTTAGGCATGAATTATTCTCTGAAAGAAAATAAAAATTACATTATGAAGGCAAAGAAAGAGGGCTTCAGTAGTGTATTCACTTCTCTACATATACCAGAAGCTGATTATGAAAATGCTATTAATGAATTTAGGGAAATTGCCGAATTAAGTAAAAGTTTAGATATGAATATTATTGCTGATATATCACCACGAGCTTTTGAATATTTACATTCAGATATGAATAATTTAGGTGCCATCAAGGAACTTGGGGTATATGGAATAAGAGTAGACTTTGGCTTTTCAGCACAAGAAATAGCTTCCTTTACCAAAAATCCATACGGATTAATGATAGAAATAAATGCAAGTACAGTTACGAAGAAGTTTTTAGAAGAACTTCATAGTTATAATCCAGAATATAGCAGGCTTCAAGCGTGTCATAATTATTACCCAAGATTAAACACAGGCATATCAGTAGATACAATGCTTAAAAAAAACATTATGCTTAAAAATAGAGGAATGAAGGTATCAGCGTTCATACCTTCTCTAGTAAATAAAAGAGGACCAATATATGAAGGACTTCCAACTTTAGAAAGGCATAGATTTTTAAAACCTGAAATTTCAGCAAAACATTTATACGCTTTAGGATTAGATGATGTTATTTTTGGAGACAGCATTCCAAGTACTGAGGAGATAGAAGCAGTTGGAAGAGTAAATGAAAAAGCCTTACAGTTAAGCATAGAGTTGCTTAATCCGTCGGAGCTTGAAAATAAAATCATCTTTGAACACATCCATGAAAATAGACCAGATTCTGCTGAGGATGTTGTTAGATCTACTAGTTCTAGGTTAGTTCTAAAGGGAAATAATTCAATTATTCCTCATGATAACATAGCAAGAACTAAAGGGTGTGTAACCATTGATAACTGTAAGTACTTAAGATATTGTGGCGAATTGCAAGTGTGCAAAAGGGATTTAGAACCTGATAATAGAGTAAATGTGGTAGGGAAGGTAGTGGATGAGGAACTTTTCCTAATTGACTTTATAGAAGATGAATCAAGATTTGAATTTATAACTACAAGTATTAATGAAGTTTTTTAA
- the murQ gene encoding N-acetylmuramic acid 6-phosphate etherase — protein MKIESLEKLVTEGRNPDTMNIDSVSTLEMVEMMNMEDKKVALVVEKAKVSIAKAIDVIAERLKRGGRLIYMGAGTSGRLGILDASECPPTYGVSDELVQGIIAGGYTAIFKAVEGAEDDAELGKKDLIEKNLKENDVVCGIAASGRTPYVIGAMKYAKEVGAAVISVTMNPESEMAKISEVPISVVVGPEAVMGSTRMKSGTAQKMVLNMLSTGAMIKLGKVYGNLMVDVKASNEKLYTRAKRIVMLATDKSEEIVNKYLEETDFDVKLAILMIITGLKIEEAKKLLSENEGYVQKAIDAANNI, from the coding sequence ATGAAGATTGAAAGTTTGGAAAAATTAGTTACTGAAGGTAGAAACCCAGATACAATGAATATAGATAGCGTAAGCACTCTAGAAATGGTTGAAATGATGAATATGGAAGATAAGAAAGTTGCCTTGGTTGTAGAAAAAGCAAAGGTAAGCATAGCAAAAGCCATAGATGTGATAGCTGAAAGGCTAAAAAGAGGCGGCAGGCTTATATATATGGGCGCAGGTACTAGCGGAAGACTAGGAATCCTTGATGCTTCGGAGTGCCCTCCAACCTATGGAGTATCAGATGAATTAGTTCAAGGTATTATTGCTGGTGGATATACAGCTATATTCAAAGCTGTTGAAGGTGCAGAAGATGATGCAGAGCTTGGGAAAAAAGATTTAATAGAGAAAAATTTAAAAGAAAATGACGTAGTATGCGGTATAGCAGCATCTGGAAGGACACCTTATGTCATTGGAGCCATGAAGTACGCGAAGGAAGTAGGAGCTGCAGTAATAAGTGTGACTATGAATCCTGAAAGTGAAATGGCTAAGATATCAGAAGTACCTATTTCTGTTGTTGTAGGTCCAGAGGCTGTTATGGGGTCAACAAGAATGAAATCAGGAACGGCTCAAAAGATGGTTCTAAATATGCTGTCTACTGGAGCAATGATAAAACTAGGCAAGGTGTATGGAAATCTTATGGTAGATGTAAAAGCATCCAATGAAAAATTGTACACTAGAGCAAAGAGAATAGTTATGCTAGCTACTGATAAGTCTGAGGAAATTGTAAATAAGTATCTTGAGGAAACAGACTTTGATGTAAAATTAGCTATCCTTATGATTATAACAGGACTAAAAATAGAGGAAGCTAAAAAACTCCTATCAGAAAATGAAGGATATGTGCAAAAAGCTATTGATGCAGCAAATAATATATAG